The proteins below come from a single Cervus elaphus chromosome 4, mCerEla1.1, whole genome shotgun sequence genomic window:
- the ZNF792 gene encoding zinc finger protein 792 isoform X2 — MAAAALMDMAQGCVTFEDVTIYFSQEEWGLLDKAQRLLYCDVMLENFALIASLGLTSFRSHIVAQLEMGAEPWVPDQVDMTSAMARGVYRGPDSDFYCGTEGEKSPAGLSVSVEVSQNMNPKAVPSTQKGYPCNLCGLHLKNILHLAEHQATHSKQKPHMHEAHRKEFKFNAYFHQSQMQQNVYKSIGRNEGRALLVKSCRYDTSKKSFAFREDGKAFVARCGFLQHQVTTSVGEPEKSSESVVDFSTVQLRKKYSEFENALNDKLSLVQQRTHTGERPYECNKCGIFFSYAAGLFQHQRDHNRGKPYECGECGKFFSQRSSLIKHQRVHTGESPHVCSECGKFFSRSSNLIQHKRVHTGEKPYECSECGKFFSQRSNLIHHKRVHTGKSAHECSECGKSFNCNSSLIKHWRVHTGEKPYKCNECGKFFSHFDGLVQHQIVHTGERPYGCSVCGKAFSRSSDLMKHQRVHTGERPYECSECGKLFSQSSSLNSHRRLHTGERPYQCSECGKFFSQRSSFNNHRRLHTGERPYECLECGKTFRQSSNLRQHQKVHKPDKPYKCNECGKAFSQKSTLIRHQKIHTREKSTEGVLPSSSAQQHLLEMNSESGLYEGAVSQKLNIVHPNIYAGEIPNGC; from the exons ggctgtgtgacctttgagGACGTGACCATTTACTTCTCCCAGGAGGAGTGGGGACTCCTTGATAAGGCTCAGAGACTCCTGTACTgtgatgtgatgctggagaactttGCACTGATTGCCTCACTTG GACTTACATCTTTCAGGTCTCACATAGTTGCCCAGCTGGAGATGGGGGCAGAGCCCTGGGTGCCTGACCAAGTGGACATGACTTCAGCCATGGCAAGAGGGGTGTATAGAGGGCCTGACTCAG ATTTTTACTGTGGAACAGAGGGTGAGAAATCACCTGCTGGACTCAGTGTTTCTGTAGAAGTGTCACAGAACATGAACCCCAAGGCAGTTCCATCCACCCAGAAGGGCTACCCCTGTAACCTGTGTGGCCTACACTTGAAAAACATTCTGCATCTGGCTGAACATCAGGCAACACATTCCAAGCAGAAACCACACATGCATGAGGCACATAGGAAAGAGTTCAAGTTCAACGCCTACTTTCACCAGTCACAGATGCAGCAGAACGTGTACAAGTCTATTGGAAGGAATGAAGGCAGGGCCTTGCTTGTGAAGAGCTGCAGATATGACACATCAAAGAAATCTTTTGCATTCAGGGAGGATGGGAAGGCCTTTGTGGCCAGATGTGgttttctccagcatcaggtCACTACCAGTGTGGGGGAGCCAGAGAAGAGCTCTGAAAGTGTGGTGGATTTTTCCACTGTGCAACTCCGTAAGAAGTACAGTGAATTTGAGAATGCTCTCAATGACAAACTTTCGCTTGTTCAGCAGAGAACCcacactggagaaaggccttatgaGTGCAACAAATGTGGGATATTCTTCAGCTATGCTGCTGGCCTCTTTCAACACCAGAGAGATCATAATCGAGGAAAGCCTTATGAGTGTGGTgaatgtgggaaattcttcagcCAGCGCTCCAGTCTCATCAAACATCAGAGAGTTCACACTGGTGAAAGCCCTCACGTGTGCAGCGAGTGTGGCAAATTCTTTAGTCGAAGTTCTAATCTTATTCAACATAAGagggttcacactggagaaaagccttatGAGTGCAGTGAGTGTGGGAAGTTCTTCAGCCAACGCTCCAACCTCATTCATCATAAGAGGGTTCATACTGGTAAAAGTGCTCATGAATGCAGTGAGTGTGGGAAATCTTTCAACTGCAACTCCAGCCTAATTAAACACTggagagttcacactggagaaaaaccTTACAAATGCAATGAATGTGGGAAATTCTTTAGCCACTTTGATGGACTTGTTCAACATCAGATAGTTCATACAGGTGAACGACCGTACGGATGCAGCgtatgtgggaaagccttcagccGAAGCTCTGACCTCATGAAACATCAGCGAGTCCACACTGGTGAAAGGCCTTatgagtgcagtgaatgtgggaaattgTTTAGCCAAAGCTCCAGCCTCAATAGCCATCGGAGACTTCACACGGGTGAACGGCCTTATCAGTGCTCTGAATGTGGGAAATTCTTTAGCCAACGCTCCAGCTTTAATAACCATCGAAGACTTCACACTGGTGAGCGTCCTTATGAGTGCCTTGAATGTGGGAAAACCTTCAGACAAAGTTCTAATCTGAGGCAGCATCAGAAAGTTCACAAACCAGATAAGCCATATAAATGCaatgaatgtggaaaagccttcagcCAAAAGTCTACTCTCATCCGGCATCAGAAAATTCACACTAGAGAAAAGAGTACAGAGGGTGTTCTCCCTTCTTCTTCAGCACAACAGCACCTCCTAGAGATGAACTCTGAGAGTGGTCTTTATGAAGGAGCTGTCAGTCAGAAGTTGAACATTGTTCATCCAAATATCTATGCTGGAGAGATTCCCAATGGATGCTAA
- the ZNF792 gene encoding zinc finger protein 792 isoform X5, whose translation MNPKAVPSTQKGYPCNLCGLHLKNILHLAEHQATHSKQKPHMHEAHRKEFKFNAYFHQSQMQQNVYKSIGRNEGRALLVKSCRYDTSKKSFAFREDGKAFVARCGFLQHQVTTSVGEPEKSSESVVDFSTVQLRKKYSEFENALNDKLSLVQQRTHTGERPYECNKCGIFFSYAAGLFQHQRDHNRGKPYECGECGKFFSQRSSLIKHQRVHTGESPHVCSECGKFFSRSSNLIQHKRVHTGEKPYECSECGKFFSQRSNLIHHKRVHTGKSAHECSECGKSFNCNSSLIKHWRVHTGEKPYKCNECGKFFSHFDGLVQHQIVHTGERPYGCSVCGKAFSRSSDLMKHQRVHTGERPYECSECGKLFSQSSSLNSHRRLHTGERPYQCSECGKFFSQRSSFNNHRRLHTGERPYECLECGKTFRQSSNLRQHQKVHKPDKPYKCNECGKAFSQKSTLIRHQKIHTREKSTEGVLPSSSAQQHLLEMNSESGLYEGAVSQKLNIVHPNIYAGEIPNGC comes from the coding sequence ATGAACCCCAAGGCAGTTCCATCCACCCAGAAGGGCTACCCCTGTAACCTGTGTGGCCTACACTTGAAAAACATTCTGCATCTGGCTGAACATCAGGCAACACATTCCAAGCAGAAACCACACATGCATGAGGCACATAGGAAAGAGTTCAAGTTCAACGCCTACTTTCACCAGTCACAGATGCAGCAGAACGTGTACAAGTCTATTGGAAGGAATGAAGGCAGGGCCTTGCTTGTGAAGAGCTGCAGATATGACACATCAAAGAAATCTTTTGCATTCAGGGAGGATGGGAAGGCCTTTGTGGCCAGATGTGgttttctccagcatcaggtCACTACCAGTGTGGGGGAGCCAGAGAAGAGCTCTGAAAGTGTGGTGGATTTTTCCACTGTGCAACTCCGTAAGAAGTACAGTGAATTTGAGAATGCTCTCAATGACAAACTTTCGCTTGTTCAGCAGAGAACCcacactggagaaaggccttatgaGTGCAACAAATGTGGGATATTCTTCAGCTATGCTGCTGGCCTCTTTCAACACCAGAGAGATCATAATCGAGGAAAGCCTTATGAGTGTGGTgaatgtgggaaattcttcagcCAGCGCTCCAGTCTCATCAAACATCAGAGAGTTCACACTGGTGAAAGCCCTCACGTGTGCAGCGAGTGTGGCAAATTCTTTAGTCGAAGTTCTAATCTTATTCAACATAAGagggttcacactggagaaaagccttatGAGTGCAGTGAGTGTGGGAAGTTCTTCAGCCAACGCTCCAACCTCATTCATCATAAGAGGGTTCATACTGGTAAAAGTGCTCATGAATGCAGTGAGTGTGGGAAATCTTTCAACTGCAACTCCAGCCTAATTAAACACTggagagttcacactggagaaaaaccTTACAAATGCAATGAATGTGGGAAATTCTTTAGCCACTTTGATGGACTTGTTCAACATCAGATAGTTCATACAGGTGAACGACCGTACGGATGCAGCgtatgtgggaaagccttcagccGAAGCTCTGACCTCATGAAACATCAGCGAGTCCACACTGGTGAAAGGCCTTatgagtgcagtgaatgtgggaaattgTTTAGCCAAAGCTCCAGCCTCAATAGCCATCGGAGACTTCACACGGGTGAACGGCCTTATCAGTGCTCTGAATGTGGGAAATTCTTTAGCCAACGCTCCAGCTTTAATAACCATCGAAGACTTCACACTGGTGAGCGTCCTTATGAGTGCCTTGAATGTGGGAAAACCTTCAGACAAAGTTCTAATCTGAGGCAGCATCAGAAAGTTCACAAACCAGATAAGCCATATAAATGCaatgaatgtggaaaagccttcagcCAAAAGTCTACTCTCATCCGGCATCAGAAAATTCACACTAGAGAAAAGAGTACAGAGGGTGTTCTCCCTTCTTCTTCAGCACAACAGCACCTCCTAGAGATGAACTCTGAGAGTGGTCTTTATGAAGGAGCTGTCAGTCAGAAGTTGAACATTGTTCATCCAAATATCTATGCTGGAGAGATTCCCAATGGATGCTAA
- the ZNF792 gene encoding zinc finger protein 792 isoform X4: protein MKINMNITSISLLSDFYCGTEGEKSPAGLSVSVEVSQNMNPKAVPSTQKGYPCNLCGLHLKNILHLAEHQATHSKQKPHMHEAHRKEFKFNAYFHQSQMQQNVYKSIGRNEGRALLVKSCRYDTSKKSFAFREDGKAFVARCGFLQHQVTTSVGEPEKSSESVVDFSTVQLRKKYSEFENALNDKLSLVQQRTHTGERPYECNKCGIFFSYAAGLFQHQRDHNRGKPYECGECGKFFSQRSSLIKHQRVHTGESPHVCSECGKFFSRSSNLIQHKRVHTGEKPYECSECGKFFSQRSNLIHHKRVHTGKSAHECSECGKSFNCNSSLIKHWRVHTGEKPYKCNECGKFFSHFDGLVQHQIVHTGERPYGCSVCGKAFSRSSDLMKHQRVHTGERPYECSECGKLFSQSSSLNSHRRLHTGERPYQCSECGKFFSQRSSFNNHRRLHTGERPYECLECGKTFRQSSNLRQHQKVHKPDKPYKCNECGKAFSQKSTLIRHQKIHTREKSTEGVLPSSSAQQHLLEMNSESGLYEGAVSQKLNIVHPNIYAGEIPNGC from the coding sequence ATGAAAATTAACATGAATATCACCAGCATTTCTCTACTTTCAGATTTTTACTGTGGAACAGAGGGTGAGAAATCACCTGCTGGACTCAGTGTTTCTGTAGAAGTGTCACAGAACATGAACCCCAAGGCAGTTCCATCCACCCAGAAGGGCTACCCCTGTAACCTGTGTGGCCTACACTTGAAAAACATTCTGCATCTGGCTGAACATCAGGCAACACATTCCAAGCAGAAACCACACATGCATGAGGCACATAGGAAAGAGTTCAAGTTCAACGCCTACTTTCACCAGTCACAGATGCAGCAGAACGTGTACAAGTCTATTGGAAGGAATGAAGGCAGGGCCTTGCTTGTGAAGAGCTGCAGATATGACACATCAAAGAAATCTTTTGCATTCAGGGAGGATGGGAAGGCCTTTGTGGCCAGATGTGgttttctccagcatcaggtCACTACCAGTGTGGGGGAGCCAGAGAAGAGCTCTGAAAGTGTGGTGGATTTTTCCACTGTGCAACTCCGTAAGAAGTACAGTGAATTTGAGAATGCTCTCAATGACAAACTTTCGCTTGTTCAGCAGAGAACCcacactggagaaaggccttatgaGTGCAACAAATGTGGGATATTCTTCAGCTATGCTGCTGGCCTCTTTCAACACCAGAGAGATCATAATCGAGGAAAGCCTTATGAGTGTGGTgaatgtgggaaattcttcagcCAGCGCTCCAGTCTCATCAAACATCAGAGAGTTCACACTGGTGAAAGCCCTCACGTGTGCAGCGAGTGTGGCAAATTCTTTAGTCGAAGTTCTAATCTTATTCAACATAAGagggttcacactggagaaaagccttatGAGTGCAGTGAGTGTGGGAAGTTCTTCAGCCAACGCTCCAACCTCATTCATCATAAGAGGGTTCATACTGGTAAAAGTGCTCATGAATGCAGTGAGTGTGGGAAATCTTTCAACTGCAACTCCAGCCTAATTAAACACTggagagttcacactggagaaaaaccTTACAAATGCAATGAATGTGGGAAATTCTTTAGCCACTTTGATGGACTTGTTCAACATCAGATAGTTCATACAGGTGAACGACCGTACGGATGCAGCgtatgtgggaaagccttcagccGAAGCTCTGACCTCATGAAACATCAGCGAGTCCACACTGGTGAAAGGCCTTatgagtgcagtgaatgtgggaaattgTTTAGCCAAAGCTCCAGCCTCAATAGCCATCGGAGACTTCACACGGGTGAACGGCCTTATCAGTGCTCTGAATGTGGGAAATTCTTTAGCCAACGCTCCAGCTTTAATAACCATCGAAGACTTCACACTGGTGAGCGTCCTTATGAGTGCCTTGAATGTGGGAAAACCTTCAGACAAAGTTCTAATCTGAGGCAGCATCAGAAAGTTCACAAACCAGATAAGCCATATAAATGCaatgaatgtggaaaagccttcagcCAAAAGTCTACTCTCATCCGGCATCAGAAAATTCACACTAGAGAAAAGAGTACAGAGGGTGTTCTCCCTTCTTCTTCAGCACAACAGCACCTCCTAGAGATGAACTCTGAGAGTGGTCTTTATGAAGGAGCTGTCAGTCAGAAGTTGAACATTGTTCATCCAAATATCTATGCTGGAGAGATTCCCAATGGATGCTAA
- the ZNF30 gene encoding LOW QUALITY PROTEIN: zinc finger protein 30 (The sequence of the model RefSeq protein was modified relative to this genomic sequence to represent the inferred CDS: inserted 2 bases in 2 codons; deleted 3 bases in 2 codons; substituted 2 bases at 2 genomic stop codons) — protein sequence MNVKNERKTFIVHGKLIWHQSIQTGEKPFVCKECGKAFSTFLYLVQHQRIHXCEKPYKCKECGNTFSTSSPLIKHRRIHTGEKPYECKECGRAFTVYGQLTXHQSIHTGEKPFECKECGKAFRLSSFLNAHQGIHAGVKPYECKECGKGFSQASYLVQHEKLYTGEKPFECKEGGKDFGTGLXLVQHQRIHTGENLYECQVCGKVFISCYQLTVHQRVHTSEKPSECKECGKAFRVHAHLIQQQKIHTDVKPYECKTCXKAFSHASYIVQHGRIHTGEKPYEYKECGKAFSSGSYLVQHQRIHSSEKCYECNKCDKAFTVHGKLIGHQSVHTGEKPFEFKECENTFKLNSFLTEHQRIHTVEKPFKCKKCRKAFRHKGLKAHQRNHMAVNP from the exons ATGAATgtaaagaatgaaaggaaaacttTCATAGTGCATGGAAAGCTTATTTGGCATCAGAGTATTCAAACTGGTGAAAAACCTTTTGTctgtaaagaatgtggaaaggCCTTTAGTACCTTCTTATACCTTGTtcaacatcagcgaattc aTTGTGAAAAACcctataaatgtaaagaatgtgggaacACCTTTAGCACTAGCTCC CCCCTTATTAAACATCGGAGAATTCATACAGGTGAGAAACCCTATGAGTGTAAGGAATGTGGGAGGGCCTTTACTGTGTATGGACAGCTTACTTGACATCAGAGTATTCACACTGGTGAGAAACCCTTTGAATGCAAGGAATGTGGAAAGGCCTTTAGACTTAGTTCATTTCTTAATGCACATCAGGGAATTCATGCAGGGGTTAAGCCCTATGAAtgcaaagaatgtggaaaaggcTTTAGTCAAGCCTCATACCTTGTTCAACATGAAAAGCTTTATACAGGTGAGAAACCCTTTGAGTGTAAGGAGGGTGGTAAGGACTTTGGTACTGGCTTATAGCTGGTTcagcatcagagaattcatactggtgagaatCTCTATGAATGTCAGGTGTGTGGCAAGGTTTTTATTAGTTGCTATCAACTTACTGTACATCAGAGGGTTCATACTAGTGAGAAACCCTCTGAGTGTAAGGAATGTGGAAAGGCCTTTAGAGTACATGCACATCTTATACAACAACAGAAAATTCACACTGATgtgaaaccctatgaatgtaaaaCAT GCAAAGCTTTTAGTCATGCCTCatacattgtacaacatgggagAATCcatactggtgagaaaccctatgagtataaggaatgtgggaaggcctttagTTCTGGCTCTTACCTTGttcaacatcagagaattcatagtAGTGAGAAATGTTATGAATGTAACAAATGTGACAAAGCCTTTACTGTACATGGAAAACTTATTGGACATCAGAGCGTTCATACAGGTGAGAAACCCTTTGAATTC AAGGAATGTGAAAACACCTTTAAACTTAATTCATTCCTTACTGAACATCAGAGGATACACACTGTTGAAAaaccttttaaatgtaaaaaatgcaGGAAGGCATTTAGACATAAAGGCCTTAAAGCACATCAGAGAAACCACATGGCTGTCAATCCCTAA
- the ZNF792 gene encoding zinc finger protein 792 isoform X3, with amino-acid sequence MGAEPWVPDQVDMTSAMARGVYRGPDSDFYCGTEGEKSPAGLSVSVEVSQNMNPKAVPSTQKGYPCNLCGLHLKNILHLAEHQATHSKQKPHMHEAHRKEFKFNAYFHQSQMQQNVYKSIGRNEGRALLVKSCRYDTSKKSFAFREDGKAFVARCGFLQHQVTTSVGEPEKSSESVVDFSTVQLRKKYSEFENALNDKLSLVQQRTHTGERPYECNKCGIFFSYAAGLFQHQRDHNRGKPYECGECGKFFSQRSSLIKHQRVHTGESPHVCSECGKFFSRSSNLIQHKRVHTGEKPYECSECGKFFSQRSNLIHHKRVHTGKSAHECSECGKSFNCNSSLIKHWRVHTGEKPYKCNECGKFFSHFDGLVQHQIVHTGERPYGCSVCGKAFSRSSDLMKHQRVHTGERPYECSECGKLFSQSSSLNSHRRLHTGERPYQCSECGKFFSQRSSFNNHRRLHTGERPYECLECGKTFRQSSNLRQHQKVHKPDKPYKCNECGKAFSQKSTLIRHQKIHTREKSTEGVLPSSSAQQHLLEMNSESGLYEGAVSQKLNIVHPNIYAGEIPNGC; translated from the exons ATGGGGGCAGAGCCCTGGGTGCCTGACCAAGTGGACATGACTTCAGCCATGGCAAGAGGGGTGTATAGAGGGCCTGACTCAG ATTTTTACTGTGGAACAGAGGGTGAGAAATCACCTGCTGGACTCAGTGTTTCTGTAGAAGTGTCACAGAACATGAACCCCAAGGCAGTTCCATCCACCCAGAAGGGCTACCCCTGTAACCTGTGTGGCCTACACTTGAAAAACATTCTGCATCTGGCTGAACATCAGGCAACACATTCCAAGCAGAAACCACACATGCATGAGGCACATAGGAAAGAGTTCAAGTTCAACGCCTACTTTCACCAGTCACAGATGCAGCAGAACGTGTACAAGTCTATTGGAAGGAATGAAGGCAGGGCCTTGCTTGTGAAGAGCTGCAGATATGACACATCAAAGAAATCTTTTGCATTCAGGGAGGATGGGAAGGCCTTTGTGGCCAGATGTGgttttctccagcatcaggtCACTACCAGTGTGGGGGAGCCAGAGAAGAGCTCTGAAAGTGTGGTGGATTTTTCCACTGTGCAACTCCGTAAGAAGTACAGTGAATTTGAGAATGCTCTCAATGACAAACTTTCGCTTGTTCAGCAGAGAACCcacactggagaaaggccttatgaGTGCAACAAATGTGGGATATTCTTCAGCTATGCTGCTGGCCTCTTTCAACACCAGAGAGATCATAATCGAGGAAAGCCTTATGAGTGTGGTgaatgtgggaaattcttcagcCAGCGCTCCAGTCTCATCAAACATCAGAGAGTTCACACTGGTGAAAGCCCTCACGTGTGCAGCGAGTGTGGCAAATTCTTTAGTCGAAGTTCTAATCTTATTCAACATAAGagggttcacactggagaaaagccttatGAGTGCAGTGAGTGTGGGAAGTTCTTCAGCCAACGCTCCAACCTCATTCATCATAAGAGGGTTCATACTGGTAAAAGTGCTCATGAATGCAGTGAGTGTGGGAAATCTTTCAACTGCAACTCCAGCCTAATTAAACACTggagagttcacactggagaaaaaccTTACAAATGCAATGAATGTGGGAAATTCTTTAGCCACTTTGATGGACTTGTTCAACATCAGATAGTTCATACAGGTGAACGACCGTACGGATGCAGCgtatgtgggaaagccttcagccGAAGCTCTGACCTCATGAAACATCAGCGAGTCCACACTGGTGAAAGGCCTTatgagtgcagtgaatgtgggaaattgTTTAGCCAAAGCTCCAGCCTCAATAGCCATCGGAGACTTCACACGGGTGAACGGCCTTATCAGTGCTCTGAATGTGGGAAATTCTTTAGCCAACGCTCCAGCTTTAATAACCATCGAAGACTTCACACTGGTGAGCGTCCTTATGAGTGCCTTGAATGTGGGAAAACCTTCAGACAAAGTTCTAATCTGAGGCAGCATCAGAAAGTTCACAAACCAGATAAGCCATATAAATGCaatgaatgtggaaaagccttcagcCAAAAGTCTACTCTCATCCGGCATCAGAAAATTCACACTAGAGAAAAGAGTACAGAGGGTGTTCTCCCTTCTTCTTCAGCACAACAGCACCTCCTAGAGATGAACTCTGAGAGTGGTCTTTATGAAGGAGCTGTCAGTCAGAAGTTGAACATTGTTCATCCAAATATCTATGCTGGAGAGATTCCCAATGGATGCTAA
- the ZNF792 gene encoding zinc finger protein 792 isoform X1, whose protein sequence is MLSPRSFGVSLSLIICFRGCVTFEDVTIYFSQEEWGLLDKAQRLLYCDVMLENFALIASLGLTSFRSHIVAQLEMGAEPWVPDQVDMTSAMARGVYRGPDSDFYCGTEGEKSPAGLSVSVEVSQNMNPKAVPSTQKGYPCNLCGLHLKNILHLAEHQATHSKQKPHMHEAHRKEFKFNAYFHQSQMQQNVYKSIGRNEGRALLVKSCRYDTSKKSFAFREDGKAFVARCGFLQHQVTTSVGEPEKSSESVVDFSTVQLRKKYSEFENALNDKLSLVQQRTHTGERPYECNKCGIFFSYAAGLFQHQRDHNRGKPYECGECGKFFSQRSSLIKHQRVHTGESPHVCSECGKFFSRSSNLIQHKRVHTGEKPYECSECGKFFSQRSNLIHHKRVHTGKSAHECSECGKSFNCNSSLIKHWRVHTGEKPYKCNECGKFFSHFDGLVQHQIVHTGERPYGCSVCGKAFSRSSDLMKHQRVHTGERPYECSECGKLFSQSSSLNSHRRLHTGERPYQCSECGKFFSQRSSFNNHRRLHTGERPYECLECGKTFRQSSNLRQHQKVHKPDKPYKCNECGKAFSQKSTLIRHQKIHTREKSTEGVLPSSSAQQHLLEMNSESGLYEGAVSQKLNIVHPNIYAGEIPNGC, encoded by the exons atgctttcTCCTAGGAGTTTTGGAGTATCTTTGTCTCTTATCATATGCTTTAGG ggctgtgtgacctttgagGACGTGACCATTTACTTCTCCCAGGAGGAGTGGGGACTCCTTGATAAGGCTCAGAGACTCCTGTACTgtgatgtgatgctggagaactttGCACTGATTGCCTCACTTG GACTTACATCTTTCAGGTCTCACATAGTTGCCCAGCTGGAGATGGGGGCAGAGCCCTGGGTGCCTGACCAAGTGGACATGACTTCAGCCATGGCAAGAGGGGTGTATAGAGGGCCTGACTCAG ATTTTTACTGTGGAACAGAGGGTGAGAAATCACCTGCTGGACTCAGTGTTTCTGTAGAAGTGTCACAGAACATGAACCCCAAGGCAGTTCCATCCACCCAGAAGGGCTACCCCTGTAACCTGTGTGGCCTACACTTGAAAAACATTCTGCATCTGGCTGAACATCAGGCAACACATTCCAAGCAGAAACCACACATGCATGAGGCACATAGGAAAGAGTTCAAGTTCAACGCCTACTTTCACCAGTCACAGATGCAGCAGAACGTGTACAAGTCTATTGGAAGGAATGAAGGCAGGGCCTTGCTTGTGAAGAGCTGCAGATATGACACATCAAAGAAATCTTTTGCATTCAGGGAGGATGGGAAGGCCTTTGTGGCCAGATGTGgttttctccagcatcaggtCACTACCAGTGTGGGGGAGCCAGAGAAGAGCTCTGAAAGTGTGGTGGATTTTTCCACTGTGCAACTCCGTAAGAAGTACAGTGAATTTGAGAATGCTCTCAATGACAAACTTTCGCTTGTTCAGCAGAGAACCcacactggagaaaggccttatgaGTGCAACAAATGTGGGATATTCTTCAGCTATGCTGCTGGCCTCTTTCAACACCAGAGAGATCATAATCGAGGAAAGCCTTATGAGTGTGGTgaatgtgggaaattcttcagcCAGCGCTCCAGTCTCATCAAACATCAGAGAGTTCACACTGGTGAAAGCCCTCACGTGTGCAGCGAGTGTGGCAAATTCTTTAGTCGAAGTTCTAATCTTATTCAACATAAGagggttcacactggagaaaagccttatGAGTGCAGTGAGTGTGGGAAGTTCTTCAGCCAACGCTCCAACCTCATTCATCATAAGAGGGTTCATACTGGTAAAAGTGCTCATGAATGCAGTGAGTGTGGGAAATCTTTCAACTGCAACTCCAGCCTAATTAAACACTggagagttcacactggagaaaaaccTTACAAATGCAATGAATGTGGGAAATTCTTTAGCCACTTTGATGGACTTGTTCAACATCAGATAGTTCATACAGGTGAACGACCGTACGGATGCAGCgtatgtgggaaagccttcagccGAAGCTCTGACCTCATGAAACATCAGCGAGTCCACACTGGTGAAAGGCCTTatgagtgcagtgaatgtgggaaattgTTTAGCCAAAGCTCCAGCCTCAATAGCCATCGGAGACTTCACACGGGTGAACGGCCTTATCAGTGCTCTGAATGTGGGAAATTCTTTAGCCAACGCTCCAGCTTTAATAACCATCGAAGACTTCACACTGGTGAGCGTCCTTATGAGTGCCTTGAATGTGGGAAAACCTTCAGACAAAGTTCTAATCTGAGGCAGCATCAGAAAGTTCACAAACCAGATAAGCCATATAAATGCaatgaatgtggaaaagccttcagcCAAAAGTCTACTCTCATCCGGCATCAGAAAATTCACACTAGAGAAAAGAGTACAGAGGGTGTTCTCCCTTCTTCTTCAGCACAACAGCACCTCCTAGAGATGAACTCTGAGAGTGGTCTTTATGAAGGAGCTGTCAGTCAGAAGTTGAACATTGTTCATCCAAATATCTATGCTGGAGAGATTCCCAATGGATGCTAA